The genomic segment AGCACAACAGCCTCAAATGGTTAGCATTGACCAGGAGGTTTAACTTGTTAAATCTCTACATTCATCAACACACAACCATGCAGAAGCTCAGTGCATAAATAAGAGAATTTATCACACAATATGTCACACaatgagtaaaatatttaaaagaaACCTTCCTCAGAGGTTGTGCTTACACTAAAATGTTTTGGTTGTGACACTTAATACTTTTTTGAACACTCACTGTGTAGGAATGAACAGCAAAGGCATTGTACAACATCCAATCAAACAGGATTTAAAAAGTACAACAGCTACAAACTCACAATAATACCAAACACTACAAGACAAAGTGAGATGCCAAAATGTGCAGTTCCGTTTTCTAGATACATGTACATAGATATTTTGATAATGTAAAAGCCTTTTTCAAGCTATTGTTTAAGTTATTCTACCATaactaaccagggtctgtatcaGATTACAATATAGGTGGGTGGTCAGCACTGTTGTTGTAGGATAATGTCACATCTTACACCTCTATGGCTGTCGAGTGGGTGTGGCGTTTCTTAACAGGAGAGTCTGACTCAGACTCTATAAAGACGTCATCTTCCATTTGTTCTTCAATAGGCTTCATCGTTTTGGATGTCTTGGAGCCAGGAGATTTTTCTGGAAAGAAGGACCCAACGATTAGGGTGggaaaagaggtgtgtgtgtgtttttttaatataACCGTGTGTGTTTCCATAtggtcacagacaaacacaccatAAAGGTGGCACAAACGAGGTTGTCATAGGTCACTAATTCCACAAGCCTTCATTCTGACTCATATGACAATactttaaaaacaaaacagaatcaCAACCACACATTTGACAGAATACACAGATAAGCCCtaatttcacatactgtatgtttgtgttggaGACAGGGGGAAGACAGTGTGAAGTTAAATCATGGTAAGAAAACAAAAGCACTCTGAATCCTTTTCCAGACATATCCCTCACATTTGCAATTCAATCCCTACATTTGATATGGAAATTGCAACAGGATAATGTAGAAGCTATTGGGGTTAAAGAGTATCTTGTATGTCTAAATACTGAACGTGTTCCAGTAGGAGCTGTACAGCAGCACTATTACTACAGGATGGATGATATGAATGAATGCTGTCTTACTCTTAAACACTGAACTTTGAAGATGTTAAAAGGACAAACCAGGTTACCGGGGATCACTCGTTTTAGAACAGGCAACATAGTGCAGAGCTGTAGGGTTAAATATTTAGGGTTGGGTTTGAGGGAATGAACTAGCccgagtcccagatctgtttcaaYtgtcttgccaactcctatgtcWTTGTCAYGCCAAATGatagttggcaagacagcacaaacagatctgggactcaggCATTAGGAAGGTGAATTTgagggcagggggagggagagaaaagagatagtCTTACACCCCCTTCAGGGCAAGGTGTGATCTGAGAGAGTGGGTTGATTCACagctagaggaggaggaggaggaggRgggggaggaggaggggacaggagaaACAATGTCAGAGAACAACTCTAACTAGAACACAACACTTAGTAAACAATGTTGTCAGATTGGAGCTAAACC from the Salvelinus sp. IW2-2015 unplaced genomic scaffold, ASM291031v2 Un_scaffold16698, whole genome shotgun sequence genome contains:
- the LOC112081059 gene encoding blood vessel epicardial substance-like, whose amino-acid sequence is MERQPSLCSQVSMMQMRNSMGSTSDTDDILNQIHRGGSSGSSHQKSPGSKTSKTMKPIEEQMEDDVFIESESDSPVKKRHTHSTAIEV